Proteins encoded by one window of Xenopus tropicalis strain Nigerian chromosome 6, UCB_Xtro_10.0, whole genome shotgun sequence:
- the tra2a gene encoding transformer-2 protein homolog alpha isoform X4: MSNRRRHNGSRANPDPNICIGVFGLSLYTTERDLREVFSRYGPLSGVNVVYDQRTGRSRGFAFVYFERIEDSREAMEHANGMELDGRRIRVDYSITKRAHTPTPGIYMGRPTHSGGGGGGGGSGGGGGSGGGSGGGGGGSSRRRDSYYDRGYDRGYDRYDEYDYRYRRRSPSPYYSRYRSRSRSRSYSPSEYSEEHELHCGCSFLRTILSFSTLVICFTCPRLFPEAFPSGKRCWANATWRGGQH, translated from the exons ATGTCTAACCGAAGGAGACACAATGGCAGTCGG GCCAACCCAGATCCCAACATATGTATTGGAGTGTTTGGCCTAAGTTTATATACAACAGAGAGGGACTTGAGAGAAGTGTTCTCTCGTTATGGTCCCCTTTCTGGTGTCAATGTGGTTTATGATCAGCGTACAGGAAGGTCAAGAGGCTTTGCCTTTGTCTACTTTGAGCGAATTGAAGATTCCAGAGAG GCAATGGAGCATGCAAATGGAATGGAACTGGATGGCAGGAGAATCCGAGTTGACTACTCTATCACAAAAAGAGCGCATACCCCCACTCCAGGCATATATATGGGAAGACCTACCCA CAGTGGTggcggcggcggtggtggaggtaGTGGCGGCGGTGGAGGTAGTGGCGGCggcagtggtggtggtggtggtggaagCAGCCGTCGCCGTGACTCATATTATGATAGGGGATATGACCGAGGCTATGACAGATACGATGAATATGACTACAGATACAG AAGACGATCCCCATCACCTTATTACAGCCGATACAGATCCAGGTCACGATCACGTTCTTACAGCCCAAGTGAGTATTCAGAAGAACATGAGTTACACTGTGGGTGCAGTTTTCTCAGAACTATTTTATCATTTTCAACACTTGTAATCTGCTTTACCTGTCCTCGGCTGTTTCCTGAAGCCTTTCCTAGTGGGAAAAGGTGttgggctaatgccacatggaggGGTGGGCAGCATTAG